In the Anastrepha obliqua isolate idAnaObli1 chromosome 1, idAnaObli1_1.0, whole genome shotgun sequence genome, one interval contains:
- the LOC129252961 gene encoding glutamine--fructose-6-phosphate aminotransferase [isomerizing] 2 isoform X1, translating into MCGIFAYLNYLTPKSRHEVLDLLVNGLKRLEYRGYDSTGVAIDSPENKDIVMVKRCGKVKVLEDAINEGFSGKEYDAPVMTHVGIAHTRWATHGIPCETNSHPQRSDEGNSFVVVHNGIVTNYKDVKTFLEKRGYVFESDTDTEVIAKLVYHLWKKHPGYSFRELVEQVIQQLEGAFAIAIKSKHFPGECVASRRGSPLLVGIKTKTRLSTDHIPILYGKDDKSPQTCEKEHRPHGQTRELPVLPRIESASEFMPLEEKEVEYFFASDASAVIEHTNRVIYLEDDDVAAVRDGTLSIHRLKKCQDDPHAREITTLKMEIQQIMKGNYDYFMLKEIFEQPESVVNTMRGRVRFDSNTVVLGGIKEFIPEIKRCRRLMLIGCGTSYHSAVATRQLLEELTELPVMVELASDFLDRNTPIFRDDVCFFISQSGETADSLMALRYCKQRGALIVGITNTVGSSICRESHCGVHINAGPEIGVASTKAYTSQFISLVMFALVMSEDRLSLQQRRLEIIQALSKLPDQIREVLKLDKQVQELAKDLFHHKSLLIMGRGYNFATCLEGALKVKELTYMHSEGIMAGELKHGPLALIDDRMPVLMIVLRDPVYVKCINALQQVTSRKGCPIIVCEEGDEETKSFSSRSLEIPRTVDCLQGILTVIPMQLLSYHIAVLRGCDVDCPRNLAKSVTVE; encoded by the exons ATGTGTG GAATATTTGCTTACCTAAATTATCTAACTCCCAAGTCTCGTCATGAAGTCTTAGACTTGCTTGTAAATGGCTTGAAACGGCTGGAATATCGCGGTTATGATTCAACAGGCGTTGCTATTGACTCGCCAGAAAACAAAGACATTGTTATGGTGAAACGGTGCGGAAAAGTAAAAGTGCTGGAGGATGCAATTAATGAAG GTTTTAGCGGTAAGGAGTACGATGCCCCCGTAATGACACACGTTGGTATAGCGCACACGCGTTGGGCCACTCACGGTATTCCTTGCGAGACCAATTCTCACCCACAACGCTCCGACGAAGGCAATAGTTTCGTTGTTGTTCACAATGGCATAGTTACTAATTACAAAGATGTAAAAACTTTTCTGGAGAAACGAGGCTATGTTTTCGAATCAGATACGGACACAGAAGTTATTGCGAAATTAGTGTACCACCTGTGGAAAAAACATCCAGGCTACTCTTTCCGCGAACTTGTGgaacaagttattcaacaactg GAAGGTGCATTTGCCATCGCAATTAAATCAAAACACTTTCCTGGAGAATGTGTGGCTTCCCGGAGAGGTTCTCCCCTCTTAGTCGGCATAAAAACAAAGACGCGCTTATCCACTGATCACATCCCCATTTTATATGGAAaag ACGATAAGTCACCGCAAACTTGCGAAAAAG AACATCGTCCTCATGGACAAACTCGTGAATTGCCAGTTTTGCCACGTATTGAAAGCGCTTCTGAATTCATGCCGCTGGAGGAGAAGGAGGTCGAATACTTTTTTGCATCCGATGCCTCAGCTGTCATTGAGCACACCAATCGCGTCATTTACTTGGAG GATGATGATGTGGCCGCTGTTCGAGATGGTACATTAAGCATCCATCGTCTGAAGAAATGCCAAGATGATCCACATGCGAGGGAGATAACTACATTAAAAATGGAAATTCAGCAGATTATGAAGGGTAACTACGACTACTTCATGTTGAAGGAGATTTTTGAGCAACCTGAGTCTGTGGTCAACACCATGCGCGGTCGTGTGCGATTTGATTCCAACACTGTGGTATTGGGTGGCATTAAGGAGTTTATACCTGAAATTAAGCGCTGTCGTCGACTGATGTTAATCGGCTGTGGCACTTCGTATCACAGCGCTGTGGCCACGCGCCAATTATTGGAAGAACTCACCGAGTTGCCGGTGATGGTGGAGCTAGCATCCGATTTTCTAGATCGCAACACACCCATTTTCCGTGACGACGTTTGCTTTTTCATCTCTCAGTCCGGAGAGACTGCTGACTCACTCATGGCCTTAAGATACTGCAAGCAGCGAGGCGCTCTTATAGTCGGCATAACAAACACAGTTGGCAGTAGTATATGTCGCGAATCTCACTGTGGTGTTCACATCAATGCCGGTCCCGAAATCGGTGTCGCCTCCACTAAAGCTTACACGTCACAATTCATCTCATTAGTAATGTTCGCGCTGGTGATGTCTGAAGATCGTCTATCGTTGCAGCAGCGTCGTTTGGAAATTATACAGGCATTGTCCAAGTTACCGGACCAAATTAGAGAGGTGTTAAAGCTAGATAAACAGGTGCAGGAACTGGCCAAGGACTTGTTCCATCACAAGTCATTGCTGATTATGGGGCGTGGCTATAACTTTGCCACATGCTTGGAAGGCGCATTG AAAGTGAAAGAGCTGACGTACATGCATAGTGAAGGCATTATGGCTGGAGAGCTTAAACATGGCCCGTTAGCGCTTATTGATGACCGCATGCCTGTTCTGATGATTGTTCTGCGTGACCCAGTTTATGTGAAATGTATAAATGCGTTGCAACAGGTGACATCACGCAAGGGCTGCCCTATCATTGTCTGTGAGGAAGGTGACGAAGAGACCAAGTCCTTTTCGTCTCGCTCACTAGAGATCCCACGCACTGTTGACTGCCTTCAAGGAATTCTTACGGTCATTCCAATGCAATTACTTTCATATCACATCGCCGTGCTTCGCGGTTGCGATGTCGACTGTCCACGAAATTTAGCTAAGTCTGTGACGGTGGAGTAA
- the LOC129252961 gene encoding glutamine--fructose-6-phosphate aminotransferase [isomerizing] 2 isoform X2: MCGIFAYLNYLTPKSRHEVLDLLVNGLKRLEYRGYDSTGVAIDSPENKDIVMVKRCGKVKVLEDAINEGFSGKEYDAPVMTHVGIAHTRWATHGIPCETNSHPQRSDEGNSFVVVHNGIVTNYKDVKTFLEKRGYVFESDTDTEVIAKLVYHLWKKHPGYSFRELVEQVIQQLEGAFAIAIKSKHFPGECVASRRGSPLLVGIKTKTRLSTDHIPILYGKEHRPHGQTRELPVLPRIESASEFMPLEEKEVEYFFASDASAVIEHTNRVIYLEDDDVAAVRDGTLSIHRLKKCQDDPHAREITTLKMEIQQIMKGNYDYFMLKEIFEQPESVVNTMRGRVRFDSNTVVLGGIKEFIPEIKRCRRLMLIGCGTSYHSAVATRQLLEELTELPVMVELASDFLDRNTPIFRDDVCFFISQSGETADSLMALRYCKQRGALIVGITNTVGSSICRESHCGVHINAGPEIGVASTKAYTSQFISLVMFALVMSEDRLSLQQRRLEIIQALSKLPDQIREVLKLDKQVQELAKDLFHHKSLLIMGRGYNFATCLEGALKVKELTYMHSEGIMAGELKHGPLALIDDRMPVLMIVLRDPVYVKCINALQQVTSRKGCPIIVCEEGDEETKSFSSRSLEIPRTVDCLQGILTVIPMQLLSYHIAVLRGCDVDCPRNLAKSVTVE, from the exons ATGTGTG GAATATTTGCTTACCTAAATTATCTAACTCCCAAGTCTCGTCATGAAGTCTTAGACTTGCTTGTAAATGGCTTGAAACGGCTGGAATATCGCGGTTATGATTCAACAGGCGTTGCTATTGACTCGCCAGAAAACAAAGACATTGTTATGGTGAAACGGTGCGGAAAAGTAAAAGTGCTGGAGGATGCAATTAATGAAG GTTTTAGCGGTAAGGAGTACGATGCCCCCGTAATGACACACGTTGGTATAGCGCACACGCGTTGGGCCACTCACGGTATTCCTTGCGAGACCAATTCTCACCCACAACGCTCCGACGAAGGCAATAGTTTCGTTGTTGTTCACAATGGCATAGTTACTAATTACAAAGATGTAAAAACTTTTCTGGAGAAACGAGGCTATGTTTTCGAATCAGATACGGACACAGAAGTTATTGCGAAATTAGTGTACCACCTGTGGAAAAAACATCCAGGCTACTCTTTCCGCGAACTTGTGgaacaagttattcaacaactg GAAGGTGCATTTGCCATCGCAATTAAATCAAAACACTTTCCTGGAGAATGTGTGGCTTCCCGGAGAGGTTCTCCCCTCTTAGTCGGCATAAAAACAAAGACGCGCTTATCCACTGATCACATCCCCATTTTATATGGAAaag AACATCGTCCTCATGGACAAACTCGTGAATTGCCAGTTTTGCCACGTATTGAAAGCGCTTCTGAATTCATGCCGCTGGAGGAGAAGGAGGTCGAATACTTTTTTGCATCCGATGCCTCAGCTGTCATTGAGCACACCAATCGCGTCATTTACTTGGAG GATGATGATGTGGCCGCTGTTCGAGATGGTACATTAAGCATCCATCGTCTGAAGAAATGCCAAGATGATCCACATGCGAGGGAGATAACTACATTAAAAATGGAAATTCAGCAGATTATGAAGGGTAACTACGACTACTTCATGTTGAAGGAGATTTTTGAGCAACCTGAGTCTGTGGTCAACACCATGCGCGGTCGTGTGCGATTTGATTCCAACACTGTGGTATTGGGTGGCATTAAGGAGTTTATACCTGAAATTAAGCGCTGTCGTCGACTGATGTTAATCGGCTGTGGCACTTCGTATCACAGCGCTGTGGCCACGCGCCAATTATTGGAAGAACTCACCGAGTTGCCGGTGATGGTGGAGCTAGCATCCGATTTTCTAGATCGCAACACACCCATTTTCCGTGACGACGTTTGCTTTTTCATCTCTCAGTCCGGAGAGACTGCTGACTCACTCATGGCCTTAAGATACTGCAAGCAGCGAGGCGCTCTTATAGTCGGCATAACAAACACAGTTGGCAGTAGTATATGTCGCGAATCTCACTGTGGTGTTCACATCAATGCCGGTCCCGAAATCGGTGTCGCCTCCACTAAAGCTTACACGTCACAATTCATCTCATTAGTAATGTTCGCGCTGGTGATGTCTGAAGATCGTCTATCGTTGCAGCAGCGTCGTTTGGAAATTATACAGGCATTGTCCAAGTTACCGGACCAAATTAGAGAGGTGTTAAAGCTAGATAAACAGGTGCAGGAACTGGCCAAGGACTTGTTCCATCACAAGTCATTGCTGATTATGGGGCGTGGCTATAACTTTGCCACATGCTTGGAAGGCGCATTG AAAGTGAAAGAGCTGACGTACATGCATAGTGAAGGCATTATGGCTGGAGAGCTTAAACATGGCCCGTTAGCGCTTATTGATGACCGCATGCCTGTTCTGATGATTGTTCTGCGTGACCCAGTTTATGTGAAATGTATAAATGCGTTGCAACAGGTGACATCACGCAAGGGCTGCCCTATCATTGTCTGTGAGGAAGGTGACGAAGAGACCAAGTCCTTTTCGTCTCGCTCACTAGAGATCCCACGCACTGTTGACTGCCTTCAAGGAATTCTTACGGTCATTCCAATGCAATTACTTTCATATCACATCGCCGTGCTTCGCGGTTGCGATGTCGACTGTCCACGAAATTTAGCTAAGTCTGTGACGGTGGAGTAA